A region from the Linepithema humile isolate Giens D197 chromosome 1, Lhum_UNIL_v1.0, whole genome shotgun sequence genome encodes:
- the Arms gene encoding kinase D-interacting substrate of 220 kDa isoform X2 — MTHDTTLFHSTRRSQRRIGNMYTNSFAVNTVRSSRFPLSSKPTTSHIKFLIWKMSSWSSTFWCHFRTYSESNLTLHRTDSMVSLCYRSLASYITDDNLAGLQSFLENKRVQVDDRDENGSTALILAATKGKIHFVRELINHGADVNAEDADNWTALLCAAKEGHAEICLELLEHGADLEHRDMGGWTALMWATYKGRSATVTMLLSRGADVNAHGNFHISSLLWAAGRGYTDIVKDLIAHGAKVNVGDKYGTTALVWASRKGNVEIVDILLKAGANVDTAGMYSWTALLVATLGNHVEVVLLLLEHKPNVNALDKDGCTALAIACREGHHEIASALLNAGAYVNIQDRAGDTNLIHAVKGGHRGVVESLLKKYADVDIAGKDKKTATYIAVEKGNIPILKLLLNANPDLEIATKDGDTPLLRAVRSRNAEIVQLLLDKKAKVSAMDKKGDTVLHVAMRARSKAIVEILLRNPKNSQLLYRPNRQGETPYNIDVNHPKTILGQIFGARRLNTNEDNENMLGYDLYSSALADILSEPSLSTPITVGLYAKWGSGKSFLLNKLREEMKNFARQWIDPVFQFSSLLFLVVAHISLLVGITIGLLLQSWIIGLSCGISLLVIVYIFLILVWYANKRYDWYWSYNLTMALTTKLNALKLLLQVIFCHPPGGQCHDGIAVQPIKFYFTDQTRVGTTAAGENAVVQMVGSLYDSVENDFGSLSTRLYRAFRPKPDKSTTTWKWRRLCCLPYIVIFEFCFCSLLVGVSVLTVYLIDISSDKPTIERVTAHIIMITIALILAIGIIANLYTWSRTLQALVFSQRRHLQRSISKLETLKSEGFIQTLRSEVSLMTEMVKCLDSFMAQQSRLVIIVDGLDSCEQDKVLLVLDAIQALFSDNGYPFVVILAIDPHIIAKAVEVNSRRLFSESNIGGHDYLRNMVHLPFYLQNSGLRKVKVAQQTAQYYKKTAWTEAEESVTYTATSTMHHSVSNRRLSTESAIMNSNEKLKPQTRKGSRKLRLSESIASSIGSNLNRLGGAQDLNKMLLTDDYFSDVNPRSMRRLMNVVYVTGRLLKAFQVDFNWYHLASWINITEQWPFRTSWLILHYDMYEESLDDNMSLKSLYDKVRPQIPVLKEVQPLLEMDRDERKLDVFLTFHRSSLHVSDMKIFLPFTINLDPYIKKKIKEEQQSVEEDASLLYKQNNVWHGAPIDQWHPQRAVNRHMKLTKQPSLGSVPPTPSWGYQPSFEWQVPPAWMHMPPMEPAPKPLSATTALPSEILETKLSSLPVSGICDLIDKIESLNPAQAPVYKQVIKDNNINGRVLLHCDLQELKKVFKMAFGDWELFRMVIASLREMELSSFTYEEGPRSVRFTVGAEQLLRKDHPLQNNSIRVPTHVEKEKGTSRPDGSTRRDQNKQSIMEKQVTLEEQMICGALQTLNEEACEDVLDVPSPAVAPATDSLSSGPVASSIQDTEYVLLQASPLFHWMPINDEPGGSSDESSHDSTVFLQRTNSQRSITSQRSTKSACSHKPLKRTGSNTSTRPSSLFVSPPPSPKPASRSKSTDDRYMGNNIPLKTTPLASSASKKRRSISTLSDEVVIPVPVPTSSLEKLSKLKDRLIGTTPMGSAAPGGESDDESTPLVSELSTPTHSQSDSVFRHDCSAETSSSPSSNRSLPRDGERSVDLDYSDTVSLVVRESSYIKPPSRQDGVDWDNPETPV; from the exons ACATTGCATCGGACTGACTCGATGGTATCGCTTTGTTACCGATCGCTTGCGAGCTACATCACAGATGATAATCTCGCCGGACTGCAGAGTTTTCTCGAAAACAAGCGAGTGCAGGTCGACGATAGAGATGAG AATGGTAGCACCGCCCTCATTCTCGCAGCAACTAAGGGAAAAATACACTTCGTCCGAGAACTCATCAATCATGGAGCGGACGTCAATGCTGAAGACGCG GATAACTGGACGGCGTTATTGTGCGCGGCGAAGGAGGGCCACGCCGAGATCTGTCTCGAGCTGTTGGAGCACGGCGCCGATCTGGAGCACCGAGACATG GGTGGCTGGACGGCGCTTATGTGGGCGACGTACAAGGGCAGGTCGGCAACGGTGACGATGCTGCTGTCGCGCGGGGCTGACGTCAACGCGCATGgaaattttcacatttccTCATTATTATGGGCCGCTGGCAGGGGTTATACTGATATAGTGAAAGATCTCATTGCTCACGGGGCGAAGGTCAATGTCGGCGACAAG TACGGCACTACGGCGCTTGTGTGGGCATCGCGCAAGGGAAACGTAGAAATTGTTGATATCCTTCTGAAGGCCGGAGCCAACGTTGACACGGCAGGCATG TACTCGTGGACCGCTCTGCTTGTGGCAACACTCGGCAATCACGTAGAAGTGGTGCTATTACTATTAGAACACAAGCCCAACGTGAACGCTCTAGACAAGGACGGTTGCACTGCCCTAGCGATAGCCTGCCGAGAAGGTCATCACGAAATAGCGAGCGCCCTTTTAAATGCCGGTGCTTACGTTAACATTCAGGATCGCGCCGGCGACACGAACCTGATCCACGCCGTTAAAGGCGGCCATCGGGGCGTGGTAGAATCATTACTAAAGAAATACGCTGACGTCGATATTGCCGGCAAG GATAAAAAAACCGCAACTTACATAGCAGTAGAGAAAGGCAATATACCGATACTCAAATTATTACTAAACGCTAACCCAGACCTGGAGATTGCCACGAAAGACGGCGACACGCCTTTATTACGGGCGGTGAGGTCGCGTAACGCCGAAATCGTGCAATTGCTTTTAGACAAGAAAGCCAAGGTCTCGGCTATGGACAAGAAGGGCGACACTGTACTGCACGTAGCGATGCGCGCGCGATCGAAAGCGATCGTCGAGATCCTACTGCGGAATCCAAAGAATAGCCAGTTATTGTACCGTCCGAACAGACAAGGCGAGACCCCGTACAACATCGACGTGAATCACCCCAAGACGATTCTTGGACAGATATTCGGCGCTC GGCGTTTAAATACTAATGAGGACAATGAGAACATGCTTGGTTACGATTTGTATAGCAGTGCGCTGGCGGATATCCTCAGTGAACCCTCGCTTTCCACTCCAATTACTGTCGGCCTTTACGCAAAGTGGGGTTCCGGGAAATCATTCCTACTGAACAAACTGAGAG AGGAAATGAAGAACTTTGCACGACAATGGATCGATCCAGTATTTCAATTCTCTTCCTTGCTCTTTCTAGTAGTAGCACACATATCCTTATTGGTGGGCATCACAATAGGTCTCTTATTACAGTCGTGGATCATCGGTCTCTCGTGTGGGATAAGTCTATTAGttattgtttacatttttctgataCTCGTTTGGTACGCCAACAAGAG GTACGATTGGTACTGGTCGTACAATCTAACAATGGCGCTCACCACCAAGCTAAACGCGTTGAAATTACTGCTGCAAGTGATCTTCTGCCACCCACCGGGCGGTCAGTGTCACGACGGCATAGCGGTGCAGCCGATCAAGTTTTACTTCACCGATCAAACTCGCGTGGGCACGACGGCTGCTGGCGAGAACGCGGTTGTACAGATGGTCGGCTCGCTGTACGACTCCGTTGAGAATGACTTCGGTTCCTTGTCCACCAGACTGTACAGAGCATTTAGACCGAAACCGGATAAGTCGACTACAACGTGGAAGTGGAGGCGCCTGTGCTGCTTGCCGTATATAGTCATCTTCGAGTTCTGCTTCTGCAGCTTGCTCGTCGGTGTCTCTGTACTCACTGTGTACCTCATAGATATTTCGAGCGATAA aCCCACGATAGAACGAGTCACCGCTCACATTATTATGATAACAATTGCCTTGATCTTGGCCATCGGTATAATAGCGAATCTATACACGTGGAGCAGAACGCTGCAGGCGTTAGTTTTTTCGCAGAGGAGACACCTTCAGCGCAGTATCTCGAAATTGGAGACCCTAAAGAGCGAAGGATTTATTCAGACTCTGCGAAGTGAAGTCAGTCTGATGACGGAGATG GTCAAGTGTTTAGATAGTTTCATGGCTCAACAAAGTAGACTAGTCATAATAGTGGACGGTTTGGACAGTTGCGAGCAGGACAAAGTTCTGCTGGTTTTGGACGCCATACAGGCCTTATTTAGCGATAACGGGTATCCCTTTGTCGTAATACTAGCGATTGACCCACACATTATAGCTAAG GCGGTAGAAGTAAATAGCAGACGACTATTCTCGGAATCCAATATCGGCGGTCACGATTACTTGCGTAACATGGTGCATCTGCCGTTCTACTTGCAAAACAGCGGCTTACGTAAAGTCAAGGTCGCGCAACAGACTGCTCAATACTACAAGAAGACGGCGTGGACGGAGGCCGAAGAGAGCGTCACTTACACCGCGACCAGCACCATGCATCACTCGGTATCCAACAGGAGACTCAGCACGGAATCGGCCATAATGAACAGCAACGAGAAGCTGAAACCTCAAACCAGAAAGGGCAGCAGAAAGCTGCGATTGAGCGAGTCGATCGCCAGCAGTATCGGCAGCAACTTGAATCGGCTGGGCGGCGCGCAAGATCTCAATAAGATGCTGCTCACCGACGATTACTTCAGCGACGTGAATCCCCGCAGTATGAGAAGATTGATGAACGTCGTTTACGTCACTG gaCGATTACTCAAAGCATTCCAAGTTGACTTCAACTGGTATCATCTGGCTAGTTGGATCAATATTACCGAGCAATGGCCTTTTAGGACATCCTGGCTCATTCTTCACTACGATATGTATGAAGAAAGTCTAGACGACAATATGTCGCTGAAGAGCCTTTACGATAA agtGCGACCACAAATTCCGGTGTTGAAAGAAGTGCAACCGCTTCTCGAAATGGATCGGGATGAGCGCAAGTTGGATGTCTTTCTCACTTTTCACCGGTCCAGTTTGCACGTCAGCGACATGAAGATATTCTTGCCGTTCACCATCAATCTGGATCCGTACATCAAGAAGAAGATAAAGGAGGAGCAGCAAAGCGTAGAGGAAGACGCGAGTCTGCTCTACAAACAAAACAATGTCTGGCACGGTGCTCCGATCGATCAATGGCACCCGCAAAGAGCCGTTAACCGACACATGAAACTTACTAAGCAACCGAGTTTGGGATCCGTGCCGCCAACGCCGTCGTGGGGTTACCAGCCGAGCTTCGAATGGCAGGTTCCGCCAGCTTGGATGCATATGCCTCCTATGGAACCGGCGCCGAAACCGCTCTCCGCAACAACCGCATTACCG TCCGAAATTCTGGAAACAAAACTCTCATCTCTACCGGTGAGCGGCATCTGCGATTTGATCGACAAGATCGAAAGTCTGAATCCGGCCCAGGCACCGGTGTACAAGCAAGTCATCAAAGACAACAACATTAACGGGCGAGTTTTGTTGCATTGCGATCTGCAAGAACTGAAAAAA gtaTTTAAGATGGCCTTTGGGGATTGGGAATTATTCCGTATGGTAATTGCATCGCTTCGAGAAATGGAACTTTCATCTTTTACGTATGAGGAGGGTCCCCGAAGCGTCCGGTTCACCGTAGGAGCTGAGCAACTTTTGCGTAAAG ATCACcctttacaaaataattcaatacgCGTGCCTACTCACgtggagaaagagaaaggaacATCAAGACCGGACGGATCCACTCGCCGTGACCAAAACAAGCAATCAATCATGGAAAAACAG GTAACGTTAGAGGAGCAAATGATTTGCGGGGCGTTGCAGACCTTGAACGAAGAAGCTTGCGAGGATGTGTTAGACGTGCCGTCGCCCGCGGTGGCACCGGCAACAGACTCACTTTCTTCAG GACCCGTTGCCTCCTCGATTCAAGACACGGAGTACGTGCTGCTTCAAGCGAGCCCGCTGTTCCATTGGATGCCGATTAACGATGAGCCGGGGGGCAGCTCGGACGAAAGCTCGCACGACTCCACCGTGTTTCTTCAACGTACGAATTCTCAACGTAGCATCACGTCTCAACGTAGCACGAAATCCGCCTGCTCGCACAAGCCTCTGAAGAGAACCGGCAGCAATACCAGCACCAGGCCGTCCTCATTGTTCGTCTCTCCACCGCCGTCGCCGAAACCCGCGTCTAGGTCCAAATCGACCGACGACAGATACATGGGAAACAACATACCTCTGAAGACTACGCCGTTGGCGTCATCGGCGTCCAAGAAGAGGCGTTCGATCTCAACGCTGAGCGATGAGGTGGTCATACCGGTTCCGGTGCCCACCTCCAGCCTGGAGAAGCTGTCAAAGCTGAAGGACCGCCTGATCGGCACGACGCCGATGGGATCCGCGGCACCCGGCGGCGAGAGCGACGACGAGTCCACGCCGCTGGTGTCCGAGCTGTCCACACCGACGCATTCCCAGTCGGACAGCGTGTTCAGACACGACTGTAGCGCGGAGACCAGTAGCTCGCCGTCGTCCAACAGGAGTCTGCCTCGAGACGGGGAACGCAGCGTAGATTTAGATTATTCCGACACCGTGAGCCTCGTAGTACGGGAGTCCTCGTACATCAAACCGCCGTCCCGGCAAGACGGCGTGGATTGGGACAATCCCGAAACACCTGTCTGA
- the Arms gene encoding kinase D-interacting substrate of 220 kDa B isoform X1: protein MRKAKDERVRITAAFFRVSFDEGDDVEKEDEASPTKKSEKALSQISSSSDSKSVVKEPSVAKVEISSNPAVEPDLELAASTLRVESCALRRSSESSDLSRVSSSVNNVDQRTAETRNAEKERIADSDIISKMEMRRLSAPVADSERVFAAYKPENLVTEESSAGLQSLSIADHSARAQVKPINADNSRYSQLTPNMLEIPADTLEFSERFGLSKLTEQSSSVRELSQPAVKEISDAASRSSATSTARDSFDEKSGKSGPRRSTLPLTSADLNQSVLQENQTGTRQKSPTFEDILAGTSVNPIRKFSIANAAICSSLAPSLLGAIPGVPNSLLPSGDHDDSNLHRSVTLSNLSTTSTNVSDDASIGRTRRRLKSFLRLNISEARLDATWRDANEDYHHHMHHHHHHNHHYHHHHVLPHIHVPTITFTAPATDGTGRKFNFAIRRHSQVTLHRTDSMVSLCYRSLASYITDDNLAGLQSFLENKRVQVDDRDENGSTALILAATKGKIHFVRELINHGADVNAEDADNWTALLCAAKEGHAEICLELLEHGADLEHRDMGGWTALMWATYKGRSATVTMLLSRGADVNAHGNFHISSLLWAAGRGYTDIVKDLIAHGAKVNVGDKYGTTALVWASRKGNVEIVDILLKAGANVDTAGMYSWTALLVATLGNHVEVVLLLLEHKPNVNALDKDGCTALAIACREGHHEIASALLNAGAYVNIQDRAGDTNLIHAVKGGHRGVVESLLKKYADVDIAGKDKKTATYIAVEKGNIPILKLLLNANPDLEIATKDGDTPLLRAVRSRNAEIVQLLLDKKAKVSAMDKKGDTVLHVAMRARSKAIVEILLRNPKNSQLLYRPNRQGETPYNIDVNHPKTILGQIFGARRLNTNEDNENMLGYDLYSSALADILSEPSLSTPITVGLYAKWGSGKSFLLNKLREEMKNFARQWIDPVFQFSSLLFLVVAHISLLVGITIGLLLQSWIIGLSCGISLLVIVYIFLILVWYANKRYDWYWSYNLTMALTTKLNALKLLLQVIFCHPPGGQCHDGIAVQPIKFYFTDQTRVGTTAAGENAVVQMVGSLYDSVENDFGSLSTRLYRAFRPKPDKSTTTWKWRRLCCLPYIVIFEFCFCSLLVGVSVLTVYLIDISSDKPTIERVTAHIIMITIALILAIGIIANLYTWSRTLQALVFSQRRHLQRSISKLETLKSEGFIQTLRSEVSLMTEMVKCLDSFMAQQSRLVIIVDGLDSCEQDKVLLVLDAIQALFSDNGYPFVVILAIDPHIIAKAVEVNSRRLFSESNIGGHDYLRNMVHLPFYLQNSGLRKVKVAQQTAQYYKKTAWTEAEESVTYTATSTMHHSVSNRRLSTESAIMNSNEKLKPQTRKGSRKLRLSESIASSIGSNLNRLGGAQDLNKMLLTDDYFSDVNPRSMRRLMNVVYVTGRLLKAFQVDFNWYHLASWINITEQWPFRTSWLILHYDMYEESLDDNMSLKSLYDKVRPQIPVLKEVQPLLEMDRDERKLDVFLTFHRSSLHVSDMKIFLPFTINLDPYIKKKIKEEQQSVEEDASLLYKQNNVWHGAPIDQWHPQRAVNRHMKLTKQPSLGSVPPTPSWGYQPSFEWQVPPAWMHMPPMEPAPKPLSATTALPSEILETKLSSLPVSGICDLIDKIESLNPAQAPVYKQVIKDNNINGRVLLHCDLQELKKVFKMAFGDWELFRMVIASLREMELSSFTYEEGPRSVRFTVGAEQLLRKDHPLQNNSIRVPTHVEKEKGTSRPDGSTRRDQNKQSIMEKQVTLEEQMICGALQTLNEEACEDVLDVPSPAVAPATDSLSSGPVASSIQDTEYVLLQASPLFHWMPINDEPGGSSDESSHDSTVFLQRTNSQRSITSQRSTKSACSHKPLKRTGSNTSTRPSSLFVSPPPSPKPASRSKSTDDRYMGNNIPLKTTPLASSASKKRRSISTLSDEVVIPVPVPTSSLEKLSKLKDRLIGTTPMGSAAPGGESDDESTPLVSELSTPTHSQSDSVFRHDCSAETSSSPSSNRSLPRDGERSVDLDYSDTVSLVVRESSYIKPPSRQDGVDWDNPETPV, encoded by the exons ATGCGGAAGGCCAAAGACGAGCGTGTTAGAATTACGGCGGCTTTCTTCCGCGTCAGCTTCGACGAGGGAGACGACGTGGAGAAGGAAGACGAAGCGTCGCCAACGAAAAAATCAGAGAAAGCACTCTCGCAAATATCCTCGTCGTCTGACTCGAAAAGTGTCGTAAAGGAGCCAAGTGTCGCGAAAGTGGAAATTTCCTCGAATCCGGCCGTTGAACCTGACCTCGAACTTGCGGCTTCTACATTGCGTGTGGAGAGCTGCGCTCTTCGACGCTCGTCCGAAAGCTCCGATCTGTCGAGGGTTTCGTCGAGCGTGAACAACGTGGACCAACGAACTGCCGAGACTCGTAATGCAGAGAAAGAACGTATCGCGGACAGTgatataatttcgaaaatggAGATGCGAAGACTGTCGGCGCCGGTGGCGGATTCCGAGCGGGTCTTCGCCGCGTACAAGCCCGAAAATCTCGTTACGGAGGAGTCATCAGCGGGGCTTCAATCTTTGTCAATCGCGGACCACTCGGCGCGCGCTCAAGTGAAACCAATTAATGCGGACAACTCGAGGTATTCTCAATTAACACCTAATATGCTGGAAATTCCTGCGGACACTTTGGAGTTCAGCGAACGTTTTGGGCTTTCAAAATTAACAGAACAATCGAGCAGCGTCAGAGAACTCTCTCAGCCTGCTGTCAAGGAAATATCCGATGCAGCGTCACGATCTTCAGCGACGAGCACCGCCCGCGACAGTTTTGACGAGAAAAGCGGCAAAAGCGGCCCTCGCAGGTCGACGTTGCCGCTGACGAGCGCCGATCTGAATCAATCCGTCTTGCAAGAGAACCAGACGGGCACCAGACAGAAATCGCCGACCTTCGAGGACATCCTGGCCGGCACGAGCGTGAATCCGATCCGGAAGTTCAGCATCGCGAACGCGGCGATCTGCTCGAGTCTGGCGCCGAGCCTGCTCGGGGCGATTCCCGGAGTGCCAAATTCCCTCTTGCCAAGCGGCGACCACGACGACAGTAATCTGCACCGAAGTGTCACTCTGTCGAACCTGTCAACCACCTCCACCAACGTCAGCGACGACGCTTCTATCGGTCGGACGCGCCGCCGGCTAAAGTCGTTTCTGCGCCTTAACATATCCGAGGCGCGTCTCGACGCGACCTGGCGCGACGCCAACGAGGACTATCATCACCACATGCACCATCACCATCATCACAATCACCACTATCACCATCATCATGTGTTACCGCACATTCATGTACCCACCATCACCTTCACGGCGCCGGCTACCGACGGCACCGGTCGCAAGTTCAACTTCGCTATTCGAAGGCACTCGCAGGTG ACATTGCATCGGACTGACTCGATGGTATCGCTTTGTTACCGATCGCTTGCGAGCTACATCACAGATGATAATCTCGCCGGACTGCAGAGTTTTCTCGAAAACAAGCGAGTGCAGGTCGACGATAGAGATGAG AATGGTAGCACCGCCCTCATTCTCGCAGCAACTAAGGGAAAAATACACTTCGTCCGAGAACTCATCAATCATGGAGCGGACGTCAATGCTGAAGACGCG GATAACTGGACGGCGTTATTGTGCGCGGCGAAGGAGGGCCACGCCGAGATCTGTCTCGAGCTGTTGGAGCACGGCGCCGATCTGGAGCACCGAGACATG GGTGGCTGGACGGCGCTTATGTGGGCGACGTACAAGGGCAGGTCGGCAACGGTGACGATGCTGCTGTCGCGCGGGGCTGACGTCAACGCGCATGgaaattttcacatttccTCATTATTATGGGCCGCTGGCAGGGGTTATACTGATATAGTGAAAGATCTCATTGCTCACGGGGCGAAGGTCAATGTCGGCGACAAG TACGGCACTACGGCGCTTGTGTGGGCATCGCGCAAGGGAAACGTAGAAATTGTTGATATCCTTCTGAAGGCCGGAGCCAACGTTGACACGGCAGGCATG TACTCGTGGACCGCTCTGCTTGTGGCAACACTCGGCAATCACGTAGAAGTGGTGCTATTACTATTAGAACACAAGCCCAACGTGAACGCTCTAGACAAGGACGGTTGCACTGCCCTAGCGATAGCCTGCCGAGAAGGTCATCACGAAATAGCGAGCGCCCTTTTAAATGCCGGTGCTTACGTTAACATTCAGGATCGCGCCGGCGACACGAACCTGATCCACGCCGTTAAAGGCGGCCATCGGGGCGTGGTAGAATCATTACTAAAGAAATACGCTGACGTCGATATTGCCGGCAAG GATAAAAAAACCGCAACTTACATAGCAGTAGAGAAAGGCAATATACCGATACTCAAATTATTACTAAACGCTAACCCAGACCTGGAGATTGCCACGAAAGACGGCGACACGCCTTTATTACGGGCGGTGAGGTCGCGTAACGCCGAAATCGTGCAATTGCTTTTAGACAAGAAAGCCAAGGTCTCGGCTATGGACAAGAAGGGCGACACTGTACTGCACGTAGCGATGCGCGCGCGATCGAAAGCGATCGTCGAGATCCTACTGCGGAATCCAAAGAATAGCCAGTTATTGTACCGTCCGAACAGACAAGGCGAGACCCCGTACAACATCGACGTGAATCACCCCAAGACGATTCTTGGACAGATATTCGGCGCTC GGCGTTTAAATACTAATGAGGACAATGAGAACATGCTTGGTTACGATTTGTATAGCAGTGCGCTGGCGGATATCCTCAGTGAACCCTCGCTTTCCACTCCAATTACTGTCGGCCTTTACGCAAAGTGGGGTTCCGGGAAATCATTCCTACTGAACAAACTGAGAG AGGAAATGAAGAACTTTGCACGACAATGGATCGATCCAGTATTTCAATTCTCTTCCTTGCTCTTTCTAGTAGTAGCACACATATCCTTATTGGTGGGCATCACAATAGGTCTCTTATTACAGTCGTGGATCATCGGTCTCTCGTGTGGGATAAGTCTATTAGttattgtttacatttttctgataCTCGTTTGGTACGCCAACAAGAG GTACGATTGGTACTGGTCGTACAATCTAACAATGGCGCTCACCACCAAGCTAAACGCGTTGAAATTACTGCTGCAAGTGATCTTCTGCCACCCACCGGGCGGTCAGTGTCACGACGGCATAGCGGTGCAGCCGATCAAGTTTTACTTCACCGATCAAACTCGCGTGGGCACGACGGCTGCTGGCGAGAACGCGGTTGTACAGATGGTCGGCTCGCTGTACGACTCCGTTGAGAATGACTTCGGTTCCTTGTCCACCAGACTGTACAGAGCATTTAGACCGAAACCGGATAAGTCGACTACAACGTGGAAGTGGAGGCGCCTGTGCTGCTTGCCGTATATAGTCATCTTCGAGTTCTGCTTCTGCAGCTTGCTCGTCGGTGTCTCTGTACTCACTGTGTACCTCATAGATATTTCGAGCGATAA aCCCACGATAGAACGAGTCACCGCTCACATTATTATGATAACAATTGCCTTGATCTTGGCCATCGGTATAATAGCGAATCTATACACGTGGAGCAGAACGCTGCAGGCGTTAGTTTTTTCGCAGAGGAGACACCTTCAGCGCAGTATCTCGAAATTGGAGACCCTAAAGAGCGAAGGATTTATTCAGACTCTGCGAAGTGAAGTCAGTCTGATGACGGAGATG GTCAAGTGTTTAGATAGTTTCATGGCTCAACAAAGTAGACTAGTCATAATAGTGGACGGTTTGGACAGTTGCGAGCAGGACAAAGTTCTGCTGGTTTTGGACGCCATACAGGCCTTATTTAGCGATAACGGGTATCCCTTTGTCGTAATACTAGCGATTGACCCACACATTATAGCTAAG GCGGTAGAAGTAAATAGCAGACGACTATTCTCGGAATCCAATATCGGCGGTCACGATTACTTGCGTAACATGGTGCATCTGCCGTTCTACTTGCAAAACAGCGGCTTACGTAAAGTCAAGGTCGCGCAACAGACTGCTCAATACTACAAGAAGACGGCGTGGACGGAGGCCGAAGAGAGCGTCACTTACACCGCGACCAGCACCATGCATCACTCGGTATCCAACAGGAGACTCAGCACGGAATCGGCCATAATGAACAGCAACGAGAAGCTGAAACCTCAAACCAGAAAGGGCAGCAGAAAGCTGCGATTGAGCGAGTCGATCGCCAGCAGTATCGGCAGCAACTTGAATCGGCTGGGCGGCGCGCAAGATCTCAATAAGATGCTGCTCACCGACGATTACTTCAGCGACGTGAATCCCCGCAGTATGAGAAGATTGATGAACGTCGTTTACGTCACTG gaCGATTACTCAAAGCATTCCAAGTTGACTTCAACTGGTATCATCTGGCTAGTTGGATCAATATTACCGAGCAATGGCCTTTTAGGACATCCTGGCTCATTCTTCACTACGATATGTATGAAGAAAGTCTAGACGACAATATGTCGCTGAAGAGCCTTTACGATAA agtGCGACCACAAATTCCGGTGTTGAAAGAAGTGCAACCGCTTCTCGAAATGGATCGGGATGAGCGCAAGTTGGATGTCTTTCTCACTTTTCACCGGTCCAGTTTGCACGTCAGCGACATGAAGATATTCTTGCCGTTCACCATCAATCTGGATCCGTACATCAAGAAGAAGATAAAGGAGGAGCAGCAAAGCGTAGAGGAAGACGCGAGTCTGCTCTACAAACAAAACAATGTCTGGCACGGTGCTCCGATCGATCAATGGCACCCGCAAAGAGCCGTTAACCGACACATGAAACTTACTAAGCAACCGAGTTTGGGATCCGTGCCGCCAACGCCGTCGTGGGGTTACCAGCCGAGCTTCGAATGGCAGGTTCCGCCAGCTTGGATGCATATGCCTCCTATGGAACCGGCGCCGAAACCGCTCTCCGCAACAACCGCATTACCG TCCGAAATTCTGGAAACAAAACTCTCATCTCTACCGGTGAGCGGCATCTGCGATTTGATCGACAAGATCGAAAGTCTGAATCCGGCCCAGGCACCGGTGTACAAGCAAGTCATCAAAGACAACAACATTAACGGGCGAGTTTTGTTGCATTGCGATCTGCAAGAACTGAAAAAA gtaTTTAAGATGGCCTTTGGGGATTGGGAATTATTCCGTATGGTAATTGCATCGCTTCGAGAAATGGAACTTTCATCTTTTACGTATGAGGAGGGTCCCCGAAGCGTCCGGTTCACCGTAGGAGCTGAGCAACTTTTGCGTAAAG ATCACcctttacaaaataattcaatacgCGTGCCTACTCACgtggagaaagagaaaggaacATCAAGACCGGACGGATCCACTCGCCGTGACCAAAACAAGCAATCAATCATGGAAAAACAG GTAACGTTAGAGGAGCAAATGATTTGCGGGGCGTTGCAGACCTTGAACGAAGAAGCTTGCGAGGATGTGTTAGACGTGCCGTCGCCCGCGGTGGCACCGGCAACAGACTCACTTTCTTCAG GACCCGTTGCCTCCTCGATTCAAGACACGGAGTACGTGCTGCTTCAAGCGAGCCCGCTGTTCCATTGGATGCCGATTAACGATGAGCCGGGGGGCAGCTCGGACGAAAGCTCGCACGACTCCACCGTGTTTCTTCAACGTACGAATTCTCAACGTAGCATCACGTCTCAACGTAGCACGAAATCCGCCTGCTCGCACAAGCCTCTGAAGAGAACCGGCAGCAATACCAGCACCAGGCCGTCCTCATTGTTCGTCTCTCCACCGCCGTCGCCGAAACCCGCGTCTAGGTCCAAATCGACCGACGACAGATACATGGGAAACAACATACCTCTGAAGACTACGCCGTTGGCGTCATCGGCGTCCAAGAAGAGGCGTTCGATCTCAACGCTGAGCGATGAGGTGGTCATACCGGTTCCGGTGCCCACCTCCAGCCTGGAGAAGCTGTCAAAGCTGAAGGACCGCCTGATCGGCACGACGCCGATGGGATCCGCGGCACCCGGCGGCGAGAGCGACGACGAGTCCACGCCGCTGGTGTCCGAGCTGTCCACACCGACGCATTCCCAGTCGGACAGCGTGTTCAGACACGACTGTAGCGCGGAGACCAGTAGCTCGCCGTCGTCCAACAGGAGTCTGCCTCGAGACGGGGAACGCAGCGTAGATTTAGATTATTCCGACACCGTGAGCCTCGTAGTACGGGAGTCCTCGTACATCAAACCGCCGTCCCGGCAAGACGGCGTGGATTGGGACAATCCCGAAACACCTGTCTGA